One Halomonas sp. M4R1S46 genomic window carries:
- the ispC gene encoding 1-deoxy-D-xylulose-5-phosphate reductoisomerase codes for MSDAAPCRVSVLGATGSIGTSTLDVIARHPDRYRVHALTAHRSREALLALCRRHAPALAVLDRERDAAWLRERLREAGVATEVRCGPEALVEVSEAPEVDVVMAAIVGAAGLLPTLAAVRAGKRVLLANKEALVMSGALFMEAVDRSGAILLPIDSEHNAIYQCLPVEHRGGLSRHGVTQLLLTASGGPFRGWTANDLAAVTPEQACAHPNWSMGRKISVDSATLMNKGLELIEACWLFDARPDQVQVVVHPQSVIHSMAAYSDGSVLAQLGNPDMRTPIAYGLAWPERIEAGVAALDLFAVARLDFEPPDEVAFPCLRLAREAMAEGGTAPAVLNAANEVAVEAFLAGRLGFAGIGELVARVRDACPVEPAGELAGILDADARARQEAVACLTRH; via the coding sequence ATGAGCGATGCCGCGCCGTGCCGCGTCAGCGTGCTGGGAGCCACCGGTTCCATCGGCACCAGCACCCTGGACGTGATCGCCCGTCACCCCGACCGCTACCGGGTCCATGCGCTGACCGCCCATCGCTCCCGGGAGGCCCTGCTGGCCCTGTGTCGGCGCCATGCGCCGGCCCTGGCGGTACTCGACCGGGAACGCGATGCGGCCTGGCTGCGTGAGCGGCTCCGCGAGGCGGGGGTGGCGACCGAGGTGCGTTGCGGCCCCGAGGCACTGGTCGAGGTCAGCGAGGCGCCCGAGGTCGATGTCGTGATGGCGGCGATCGTCGGGGCCGCGGGCCTGCTGCCGACGCTGGCCGCCGTGCGCGCCGGCAAGCGGGTACTGCTGGCCAACAAGGAGGCCCTGGTGATGTCCGGGGCGCTGTTCATGGAGGCCGTGGACCGCTCGGGGGCGATCCTGCTGCCCATCGATTCCGAACATAATGCCATCTACCAGTGTCTACCCGTCGAGCATCGCGGCGGGCTCTCCCGTCACGGCGTGACCCAGTTGCTGCTGACCGCCTCCGGCGGCCCCTTCCGCGGCTGGACGGCGAATGACCTGGCGGCGGTGACCCCGGAGCAGGCCTGCGCCCATCCCAACTGGTCGATGGGACGCAAGATCTCGGTGGACAGCGCCACCCTGATGAACAAGGGCCTCGAGCTGATCGAGGCCTGCTGGCTGTTCGATGCACGCCCCGACCAGGTCCAGGTGGTGGTGCATCCGCAGAGCGTGATCCATTCCATGGCCGCCTACAGCGATGGTTCGGTGCTGGCCCAGCTGGGCAATCCGGACATGCGTACCCCCATCGCCTATGGCCTGGCCTGGCCGGAGCGCATCGAGGCCGGGGTGGCCGCCCTCGACCTGTTCGCGGTGGCCCGCCTGGACTTCGAGCCGCCGGACGAGGTCGCCTTTCCCTGCCTGCGCCTGGCCCGGGAGGCCATGGCCGAGGGCGGCACGGCGCCGGCGGTGCTCAATGCCGCCAACGAGGTGGCCGTCGAGGCCTTCCTCGCCGGCCGGCTGGGCTTCGCCGGCATCGGCGAGCTGGTGGCCCGGGTGCGCGATGCCTGCCCGGTGGAGCCGGCCGGCGAGCTGGCGGGCATTCTCGATGCCGATGCCCGGGCCCGGCAGGAGGCAGTCGCCTGCCTGACGCGCCACTGA
- the lpxD gene encoding UDP-3-O-(3-hydroxymyristoyl)glucosamine N-acyltransferase: protein MTQDSPTLTLAEIAAHLGAGLQGDGNRRVRGLATLRDAGPEQVSFLANRAYLKDLPGTRAAAVLLHPDHAGECPAACLTLDNPYLGYAELSRLFDPLAGRETPGVHPSAVVGEGVSLGEGVAIGPQAVVEAGAVLGDDVVIGPGCVVGADTRIGAGSRLHANVTVYHGVVIGERGILHSGCVIGADGFGFAHDGGGWHKIAQLGGVVLGDDVEVGSCSSIDRGALGDTMIGNDVKIDSQVQIAHNVQIGDHCALAGCVGIAGSTRVGRHCMLGGGVGLSGHLTICDGVQVTGMSLVTNSIHEPGVYSSGTGAMDNAQWRRNAVRFKQLDEIARRLSRLEKAGRGG, encoded by the coding sequence ATGACACAAGATTCTCCAACCCTGACGCTCGCCGAGATCGCCGCGCACCTGGGAGCTGGCCTCCAGGGGGACGGCAATCGGCGGGTCCGTGGCCTGGCCACCCTGCGGGACGCCGGGCCGGAGCAGGTGAGCTTCCTGGCCAATCGCGCCTACCTCAAGGACCTGCCGGGCACCCGGGCCGCCGCCGTGCTGCTGCACCCGGACCATGCCGGGGAATGCCCGGCCGCCTGCCTGACCCTGGACAATCCCTACCTCGGCTATGCCGAGCTGTCGCGGCTCTTCGACCCGCTGGCGGGGCGCGAAACCCCCGGCGTCCACCCCTCGGCGGTGGTCGGCGAGGGCGTGAGCCTGGGCGAGGGCGTGGCCATCGGCCCCCAGGCGGTGGTCGAGGCCGGGGCCGTGCTCGGCGATGACGTGGTCATCGGACCCGGCTGTGTGGTCGGGGCCGATACCCGGATCGGGGCCGGGTCGCGGCTGCATGCCAACGTCACCGTCTACCATGGGGTGGTGATCGGCGAGCGGGGCATCCTGCACAGCGGCTGCGTGATCGGCGCCGACGGCTTCGGCTTCGCCCACGACGGCGGCGGCTGGCACAAGATCGCCCAGCTCGGGGGCGTGGTCCTGGGCGACGATGTCGAGGTCGGCAGCTGCTCGAGCATCGACCGGGGGGCGCTGGGCGACACCATGATCGGCAACGACGTCAAGATCGACAGCCAGGTGCAGATCGCCCACAACGTGCAGATCGGCGATCACTGCGCGCTGGCCGGCTGTGTCGGCATCGCCGGCTCCACCCGGGTCGGCCGGCACTGCATGCTGGGCGGCGGCGTGGGCCTGTCGGGCCACCTGACGATCTGCGACGGGGTTCAGGTCACCGGCATGAGCCTGGTCACCAACTCGATTCACGAGCCGGGAGTCTACTCCTCCGGCACCGGCGCCATGGACAATGCCCAGTGGCGTCGCAACGCGGTGCGCTTCAAGCAACTCGACGAGATCGCCCGTCGCCTGAGCCGGCTCGAGAAAGCCGGACGCGGCGGTTGA
- a CDS encoding phosphatidate cytidylyltransferase, with the protein MLKQRILTAAWLAPLALVGLFGLSGDAFVAFIAMVMLLAAWEWANLAGLSEGARRLAPGAGLALVMAGLHAAGMTLSPWLLWLAVPGWLVNLYWVVGYPERAGQWHGTGMRLAMGLWVLLPTWVGFNVLREAGVAWLLFVLLLVWGADIGAYFVGRTLGRRKLAPRVSPGKTWEGVAGGVAVTALLAVSFAAWQGLGLATGLMLLAATVVVTLASVVGDLFESMLKRHRGLKDSSHLLPGHGGVLDRVDSLTAAVPLFALLQSGVL; encoded by the coding sequence GTGCTTAAGCAGCGCATTCTCACCGCCGCCTGGCTGGCGCCACTGGCGCTGGTGGGGCTGTTTGGCCTGTCCGGCGATGCCTTCGTCGCCTTCATCGCGATGGTCATGCTGCTGGCGGCCTGGGAGTGGGCCAACCTGGCCGGGCTGAGCGAGGGCGCCCGGCGCCTGGCGCCGGGCGCCGGTCTGGCGCTGGTGATGGCGGGGCTCCACGCCGCCGGCATGACCCTCTCGCCCTGGCTGCTGTGGCTGGCGGTCCCGGGCTGGCTGGTCAATCTCTACTGGGTCGTCGGCTACCCCGAGCGGGCCGGCCAGTGGCACGGCACCGGAATGCGCCTGGCCATGGGGCTGTGGGTGCTGCTGCCCACCTGGGTCGGCTTCAACGTGCTGCGCGAGGCCGGGGTGGCCTGGCTGCTGTTCGTGCTGCTGCTGGTGTGGGGCGCCGATATCGGCGCCTACTTCGTCGGCCGAACCCTGGGCCGGCGCAAGCTGGCCCCGAGGGTCAGCCCCGGCAAGACCTGGGAAGGGGTCGCCGGCGGCGTCGCCGTGACCGCGCTGCTGGCGGTGAGCTTCGCCGCCTGGCAGGGCCTCGGCCTGGCCACGGGCCTGATGCTGCTGGCGGCCACGGTCGTGGTGACCCTGGCCTCGGTGGTCGGCGACCTGTTCGAGAGCATGCTCAAGCGCCATCGCGGCCTCAAGGATTCCAGCCATCTGCTGCCCGGGCATGGCGGGGTGCTGGATCGCGTCGACAGCCTTACCGCCGCGGTGCCGCTGTTCGCGCTGCTGCAGTCGGGAGTGCTATGA
- the uppS gene encoding polyprenyl diphosphate synthase, translating into MTSPQSPQPRSDGDTLPRHVAIIMDGNNRWAKARGMSGVRGHHAGVEAVRAVIRRAAERGVETLTLFAFSSENWKRPAAEVNALMELFLMALKREVKKLHQHDIRLSVIGDREGFSASIQKYIAQAEALTGDNHGLHLVIAANYGGRWDIAQAARRLAERVAAGELAPSAIDEGALGAELSLAGDAPVDLCIRTSGERRISNFLLWQMAYAELYFTPTLWPDFGAEAFDEALADFAGRKRRFGMTDEQVEARGA; encoded by the coding sequence ATGACGTCACCGCAGTCTCCCCAGCCCCGTTCCGACGGGGATACCCTGCCACGTCACGTGGCCATCATCATGGACGGCAACAACCGCTGGGCCAAGGCCCGGGGCATGTCCGGCGTGCGCGGCCATCATGCCGGCGTCGAGGCCGTTCGCGCGGTCATCCGGCGCGCCGCCGAGCGGGGCGTCGAGACCCTGACGCTGTTCGCCTTCTCCAGCGAGAACTGGAAGCGCCCGGCCGCCGAGGTGAATGCCCTGATGGAGCTCTTCCTGATGGCGCTCAAGCGCGAGGTCAAGAAGCTCCACCAGCACGATATCCGCCTCTCGGTGATCGGTGATCGCGAGGGATTCTCCGCCTCGATCCAGAAGTACATCGCCCAGGCGGAGGCGTTGACCGGCGACAACCATGGCCTGCACCTGGTGATCGCCGCCAACTACGGCGGCCGCTGGGACATCGCCCAGGCCGCGCGACGCCTGGCGGAGCGCGTCGCGGCCGGTGAACTCGCCCCCTCGGCCATCGACGAGGGCGCCCTGGGCGCCGAGCTCAGCCTCGCCGGCGACGCCCCGGTGGACCTGTGTATCCGCACCAGTGGCGAGCGGCGCATCTCCAATTTCCTGCTCTGGCAGATGGCCTATGCCGAACTCTATTTCACGCCGACCCTGTGGCCCGACTTCGGGGCGGAGGCCTTCGACGAGGCCCTGGCCGACTTCGCCGGTCGCAAGCGACGCTTCGGGATGACCGACGAGCAGGTCGAGGCGCGGGGTGCTTAA
- the fabZ gene encoding 3-hydroxyacyl-ACP dehydratase FabZ, with protein MVMDINEIREYLPHRYPFLLVDRVTELALGESIVAYKNVSINEPFFNGHFPHHPIMPGVLVIEALAQACGILGFKTVNKLPADGYVYYLVGSDNVRFKRPVMPGDRLTLEARVEREKRGIWKFRCKATVAGEVACEADIICAERKVA; from the coding sequence ATGGTAATGGACATCAACGAGATTCGTGAGTATCTGCCCCACCGCTATCCCTTTCTGCTGGTGGATCGGGTAACGGAGCTTGCGCTGGGCGAATCCATCGTTGCCTACAAGAATGTCAGCATCAACGAGCCGTTCTTCAATGGCCACTTCCCGCACCATCCGATCATGCCGGGCGTGCTGGTCATCGAGGCGCTGGCCCAGGCCTGCGGCATCCTCGGTTTCAAGACCGTCAACAAGCTGCCCGCCGACGGCTATGTCTACTACCTGGTCGGCAGCGACAACGTGCGCTTCAAGCGCCCGGTGATGCCCGGTGACCGGCTGACCCTGGAGGCGCGGGTCGAGCGCGAGAAGCGGGGCATCTGGAAGTTCCGCTGCAAGGCCACCGTGGCCGGCGAGGTGGCCTGCGAGGCCGACATCATCTGTGCCGAGAGGAAGGTCGCTTGA
- the lpxA gene encoding acyl-ACP--UDP-N-acetylglucosamine O-acyltransferase has protein sequence MIHPTAIVDPGARLADDVEVGPFTVIGADVEIGAGSHIGPHVVVKGPTVLGARTRVFQFASVGEDCQDKKYAGEPTRLVMGDDNVIREGVTLHRGTVQDRGETRIGSRNLFMAYVHVGHDCVIGDDCILANQVTLAGHVHLGDFVILGGLSAIHQFCRFGDHAMAGGGSIITKDTPAYVMINGNPAQVHGLNLVGLRRRGFANEAVRALNEAYKLVYRQGLTAEQAITEIRARYSLPETEAFAASIEASTRGIVR, from the coding sequence TTGATTCATCCCACCGCCATCGTAGACCCCGGGGCGCGCCTGGCCGATGACGTCGAGGTGGGGCCCTTCACGGTGATCGGCGCCGACGTCGAGATCGGCGCCGGCTCGCACATCGGGCCGCACGTGGTGGTCAAGGGGCCCACCGTGCTCGGCGCGCGCACGCGCGTCTTCCAGTTCGCCTCGGTGGGGGAGGACTGCCAGGACAAGAAGTACGCCGGCGAACCGACCCGCCTGGTGATGGGCGACGACAACGTGATCCGCGAGGGCGTCACCCTGCACCGCGGCACCGTCCAGGACCGCGGCGAGACCCGCATCGGCTCGCGCAACCTGTTCATGGCCTATGTCCACGTCGGCCACGACTGCGTGATCGGCGACGACTGCATCCTGGCCAACCAGGTGACCCTGGCCGGCCATGTCCACCTGGGCGACTTCGTGATCCTCGGCGGCCTCTCCGCCATCCACCAGTTCTGCCGGTTCGGCGACCACGCCATGGCCGGGGGCGGCTCGATCATCACCAAGGACACCCCGGCCTACGTGATGATCAACGGCAACCCCGCCCAGGTGCACGGCCTGAACCTGGTCGGCCTGCGCCGCCGCGGCTTCGCCAACGAGGCCGTGCGGGCCCTGAACGAGGCCTACAAGCTGGTCTATCGCCAGGGGCTGACCGCCGAGCAGGCGATCACCGAGATCCGCGCGCGCTACTCGCTGCCCGAGACCGAGGCCTTCGCCGCCTCCATCGAGGCCTCGACGCGCGGCATCGTGCGCTGA
- the rseP gene encoding RIP metalloprotease RseP: MDLIQNVLAVIVVLGLLITFHEFGHFWVARRCGVKVLRFSVGFGKPLWSRHDRHGTEFAVAAIPLGGYVKMLDEREGPVDPAERHLAFNRKSVWSRIAIVVAGPLANFLLALVAYWALFVAGISTVVPVIGEVTPDSPAARGGLVAGQEITAVQDEAVRSWEEINLKLVAAIGASGELTLSARDEGASRSREHRLPVEDWLVRQDPPQPLASLGITPWRPAMPAVLSQVAEGEAAAAAGLVPGDEVLAVNGTPVEDWSHFVTLVRARPGERLTLTVARDGETRELSLTPRANTLQDGTTVGYIGAGVEPVAWPDAYRREIRYGPLAAMGQAVSRTGEMTVLTLDAIRKMVVGLISPSNLSGPITIARIAGDTARSGLESFIGFLAYLSISLGVLNLLPIPVLDGGHLLYYLVEAARGRPVSERTQALGLRIGLALVGTLMLMALYFDLMRLW, translated from the coding sequence GTGGACCTGATCCAGAACGTGCTGGCCGTGATCGTGGTTCTCGGCCTGTTGATCACCTTCCATGAGTTCGGCCATTTCTGGGTCGCCCGGCGCTGTGGTGTCAAGGTGTTGCGCTTCTCGGTGGGCTTCGGCAAGCCGCTGTGGTCGCGCCATGACCGCCACGGCACCGAGTTCGCCGTGGCGGCGATCCCGCTGGGTGGCTACGTCAAGATGCTCGATGAGCGCGAGGGGCCGGTCGACCCGGCCGAGCGGCATCTCGCCTTCAACCGCAAGTCGGTCTGGTCGCGCATCGCCATCGTGGTGGCGGGGCCGCTGGCCAACTTCCTGCTGGCCCTGGTCGCCTACTGGGCGCTGTTCGTTGCCGGCATCTCCACCGTCGTGCCGGTGATCGGCGAGGTGACTCCCGACTCGCCGGCGGCCCGGGGCGGCCTCGTTGCCGGCCAGGAGATCACCGCCGTCCAGGACGAGGCGGTGCGCTCCTGGGAGGAGATCAACCTCAAGCTGGTGGCGGCCATCGGCGCCAGCGGCGAGCTGACGCTGAGTGCCCGGGACGAGGGCGCCTCCCGGTCCCGGGAGCACCGCCTGCCGGTGGAGGACTGGCTGGTGCGCCAGGACCCGCCGCAGCCCCTGGCGAGCCTCGGCATCACGCCCTGGCGCCCGGCCATGCCGGCGGTGCTCAGCCAGGTGGCCGAGGGCGAGGCCGCCGCGGCCGCCGGGCTCGTCCCCGGCGACGAGGTGCTGGCGGTGAATGGCACACCGGTGGAGGACTGGTCGCACTTCGTCACGCTGGTGCGGGCCCGTCCCGGGGAACGCCTGACCCTGACGGTGGCCCGCGACGGCGAGACCCGCGAGCTGTCCCTCACCCCCCGGGCCAATACCCTCCAGGACGGCACCACCGTCGGTTACATCGGGGCCGGCGTCGAGCCGGTGGCCTGGCCCGACGCCTATCGCCGCGAGATCCGCTACGGCCCCCTGGCGGCCATGGGTCAGGCCGTCTCCCGCACCGGGGAGATGACCGTGCTGACCCTCGACGCCATCCGCAAGATGGTCGTCGGGCTGATCTCGCCCTCCAATCTCTCCGGCCCCATCACCATCGCTCGCATCGCCGGGGATACGGCGCGCTCCGGGCTGGAGAGCTTCATCGGCTTCCTGGCCTACCTGTCGATCAGCCTGGGGGTACTCAACCTGTTGCCGATCCCGGTGCTCGACGGGGGCCACCTGCTCTACTACCTGGTCGAGGCGGCGCGTGGCCGGCCGGTCTCGGAGCGCACCCAGGCCCTGGGGCTGCGCATCGGCCTGGCCCTGGTCGGGACCCTGATGCTGATGGCGCTGTATTTCGACCTGATGCGGCTCTGGTAG
- the lpxB gene encoding lipid-A-disaccharide synthase: MRVYLVAGELSGDLLGAGLMRALKARHPDIAFRGVGGPRMIDEGMDSRFPLETLSVMGLVEVVRHLPELLRVRRTLKRDALDWRPDIMVGIDAPDFNLGLERALREAGITTAHYVSPSVWAWRQGRVKGIARSVDAMLTFLPFEAAFYARHRVPVAFVGHPLADELPLVNDRQAARDALGLPATGPLLAVLPGSRANEIRFLGATFLDTAERLCREREALRVVIPAATPARRTELEALLEGRAALRGRVTLVDGRSREAMVASDLVLLASGTAALEAMLCHRPMLVAYRMAPVTHWLARRLVKTEWISLPNLIARETLVPELIQDAANPATIAARLAALLDDAEGRAALEARFAEMHAGLQRDASRRASEALEALVAGRALPASVAPEPVGGQGA, encoded by the coding sequence ATGCGTGTCTATCTCGTGGCCGGCGAGCTGTCCGGCGACCTCCTCGGCGCCGGCCTGATGCGGGCCCTGAAGGCGCGTCACCCGGATATCGCCTTCCGCGGCGTCGGCGGGCCGCGCATGATCGACGAGGGCATGGACAGCCGCTTCCCGCTGGAGACCCTGTCGGTGATGGGGCTGGTCGAGGTGGTCAGGCACCTGCCCGAGCTGCTGCGGGTGCGCCGCACTCTGAAGCGCGACGCCCTCGACTGGCGGCCCGACATCATGGTCGGCATCGATGCCCCGGACTTCAACCTCGGCCTGGAGCGGGCGCTGCGCGAGGCCGGCATCACCACCGCCCATTATGTCAGCCCCTCCGTGTGGGCCTGGCGCCAGGGGCGCGTCAAGGGCATCGCCCGCTCGGTGGACGCCATGCTCACCTTCCTGCCCTTCGAGGCGGCCTTCTATGCCCGCCACCGCGTGCCCGTGGCCTTCGTCGGCCACCCGCTCGCCGACGAGCTGCCGCTGGTCAACGACCGGCAGGCGGCCCGGGACGCCCTGGGGCTGCCGGCGACGGGCCCGCTGCTGGCGGTGCTGCCGGGCTCCCGGGCCAACGAGATCCGCTTCCTCGGCGCGACCTTCCTCGACACGGCGGAACGGCTGTGTCGCGAGCGCGAGGCGCTGCGGGTGGTCATCCCCGCCGCCACCCCGGCACGCCGGACCGAGCTCGAGGCCCTGCTGGAGGGCCGCGCGGCGCTGCGCGGGCGGGTGACCCTGGTCGATGGCCGCTCGCGGGAGGCGATGGTGGCCAGCGACCTGGTGCTGCTGGCTTCGGGCACCGCGGCGCTGGAGGCGATGCTCTGCCACCGTCCCATGCTGGTCGCCTACCGCATGGCGCCCGTGACCCACTGGCTGGCCAGGCGGCTGGTCAAGACCGAGTGGATCTCGCTGCCCAACCTGATCGCCCGCGAGACGCTGGTGCCGGAACTGATCCAGGACGCGGCCAATCCCGCGACCATCGCCGCCCGGCTCGCCGCGCTGCTCGACGATGCCGAGGGCCGGGCCGCCCTGGAGGCGCGCTTCGCCGAGATGCATGCCGGCCTGCAGCGCGATGCCAGCCGGCGGGCCAGCGAGGCCCTCGAGGCCCTGGTGGCGGGACGGGCGCTGCCCGCCAGCGTCGCCCCCGAGCCGGTCGGGGGGCAGGGCGCATGA
- the bamA gene encoding outer membrane protein assembly factor BamA has protein sequence MKIKTIGLAALLLASASTAQAEPFDVTDIRVEGLQRVSAASVFNAFPVSARDRVDDRELAAAARQLFDTGLFEDIRLSRQGGVLIIEVVERPTITRLNIEGNSQIPDEDLREGLREAGLDEGQVLQLSTLEEIERELSGLYQSQGRYSASIDTEVEELGEGRVQVNVDIDEGAVAKIRQINIVGNQAFDDETLRDVFDLEDRPGWFFGWFSSDEYSRQALAGDLERLRSFYLDRGYVNFNIDSTQVSIGPDKSKIFVTVNVTEGERYRLGDIAFAGDLRIPEREARELLEVERGEIFSRSDVTASSEALRSRLGAEGFAFANVDGIPEVRQGSDTVDLTFRVEAGRRAYVRRIEFVGNTTTQDEVLRREMIQMEGAPASTESISQSRQRLERLGFFKQVEVQTEPVPGAPDQLDVTYTVEEQPSGSISASIGFSQSAGVIYGASLSQNNFLGTGNRVNIGAQRSDTYTSLNFGFTDPYWTLDGISRGYNLFYRETDYEDSDISTYSTDAFGGGINFGYPINELTRLNFGADVEDLTIETYSDTASEIQRYVDEQGDNAQSLKLTASWTRNDLNRGIMPTAGNYQRLSLEAAVPGSDAEYYKLRARARQLFPFNEEQTWSLKFSGELGYADSVGDDPYPFYENFFSGGLGSVRGFTGNTLGPATTPRGDGDDKTLGGNVLVEGSAELIFPMPFVEDKRSVQPSLFLDAGNTYLTDCYSVLDEDAGRSNCESGVDLGELRYSVGVGVSWLTAVGPLTFSIAEPLNAKDGDDTQFFQFSLGQTF, from the coding sequence ATGAAGATCAAGACCATCGGACTGGCGGCGCTGCTGCTTGCCAGTGCCAGCACGGCACAGGCGGAACCCTTCGACGTAACGGACATACGAGTGGAAGGCTTGCAGCGGGTCTCGGCGGCCTCCGTGTTCAATGCCTTTCCTGTCAGCGCCCGCGACCGGGTCGACGATCGTGAACTGGCCGCCGCGGCGCGCCAGCTGTTCGACACCGGCCTGTTCGAGGACATCCGCCTGTCCCGGCAGGGGGGCGTGCTGATCATCGAGGTGGTCGAGCGCCCGACCATCACCCGCCTGAATATCGAGGGCAACAGCCAGATCCCCGACGAGGACCTGCGTGAAGGGCTGCGCGAGGCCGGCCTCGACGAGGGCCAGGTGCTGCAGCTCTCCACCCTCGAGGAGATCGAGCGCGAGCTGTCCGGGCTCTACCAGTCCCAGGGTCGCTACAGCGCCAGCATCGATACCGAGGTCGAGGAGCTCGGCGAGGGGCGCGTCCAGGTCAACGTCGACATCGACGAGGGCGCGGTGGCCAAGATCCGCCAGATCAACATCGTCGGCAACCAGGCCTTCGACGACGAGACCCTGCGAGATGTCTTCGACCTGGAGGACCGGCCGGGCTGGTTCTTCGGCTGGTTCTCCAGCGACGAGTACTCCCGCCAGGCGCTGGCCGGCGACCTCGAGCGGCTGCGCTCCTTCTATCTCGATCGCGGCTACGTCAACTTCAATATCGACTCCACCCAGGTCTCCATCGGCCCGGACAAGTCGAAGATCTTCGTCACCGTCAACGTCACCGAGGGCGAGCGCTATCGCCTCGGCGACATCGCCTTCGCCGGGGACCTGCGCATCCCCGAGCGGGAGGCCCGGGAGCTGCTCGAGGTGGAGCGCGGCGAGATCTTCTCGCGCAGCGACGTCACCGCCTCGTCCGAGGCGTTGCGTTCCCGGCTCGGCGCCGAGGGCTTCGCCTTCGCCAACGTCGACGGCATCCCCGAGGTGCGCCAGGGCAGCGATACCGTCGACCTGACCTTCCGGGTCGAGGCCGGGCGTCGCGCCTACGTGCGCCGCATCGAGTTCGTCGGCAACACCACCACCCAGGACGAGGTGCTGCGCCGCGAGATGATCCAGATGGAGGGAGCGCCGGCCTCCACCGAGTCGATCAGCCAGTCCCGCCAGCGCCTCGAGCGCCTGGGCTTCTTCAAGCAGGTCGAGGTGCAGACCGAGCCGGTCCCCGGGGCGCCGGACCAGCTCGACGTGACCTATACCGTGGAGGAGCAGCCGTCCGGGTCGATCTCGGCGAGCATCGGCTTCTCCCAGAGTGCCGGCGTCATCTACGGCGCCTCGCTGTCCCAGAACAACTTCCTCGGCACCGGCAACCGGGTGAACATCGGCGCCCAGCGCAGCGATACCTACACCAGCCTCAACTTCGGCTTCACCGACCCCTACTGGACCCTCGACGGCATCTCCCGCGGCTACAACCTCTTCTACCGCGAGACCGACTACGAGGACTCCGACATCTCGACCTACTCGACGGACGCTTTCGGCGGCGGCATCAACTTCGGCTATCCGATCAACGAGCTGACCCGCCTGAACTTCGGCGCCGACGTCGAGGACCTGACCATCGAGACCTACAGCGACACGGCCTCGGAGATCCAGCGCTACGTCGACGAGCAGGGCGACAACGCCCAATCGCTGAAGCTGACCGCCAGCTGGACCCGCAACGACCTCAACCGCGGCATCATGCCCACCGCCGGCAACTACCAGCGGCTCTCGCTGGAGGCCGCGGTGCCCGGCAGCGACGCCGAGTACTACAAGCTGCGGGCGCGGGCCCGCCAGCTCTTCCCGTTCAACGAGGAGCAGACCTGGTCGCTGAAGTTCAGCGGCGAGCTCGGCTACGCCGACAGCGTCGGCGACGATCCCTACCCGTTCTACGAGAATTTCTTCTCCGGGGGGCTCGGCTCGGTGCGCGGCTTCACCGGCAATACCCTGGGGCCTGCCACCACGCCCCGCGGCGACGGCGACGACAAGACGCTGGGCGGCAACGTGCTGGTCGAGGGCAGCGCCGAGCTGATCTTCCCCATGCCCTTCGTCGAGGACAAGCGGTCGGTCCAGCCCTCGCTGTTCCTCGACGCCGGCAACACCTACCTGACCGACTGCTATTCCGTGCTGGACGAGGATGCCGGCCGCTCCAACTGCGAGTCGGGCGTGGACCTCGGCGAGCTGCGCTACAGCGTGGGGGTGGGGGTGTCCTGGCTGACGGCGGTGGGCCCGCTGACCTTCAGCATCGCCGAGCCGCTCAATGCCAAGGACGGCGACGACACCCAGTTCTTCCAGTTCTCGCTGGGTCAGACCTTCTGA
- the frr gene encoding ribosome recycling factor gives MIDDIKKDAESRMKKSLESLHHNFNKIRTGRAHSSILDSVTVDYYGGQVPINQVASINVEDARTLSVVPWEQSMVPKVEKAIMTAELGLNPASAGTVIRVPMPMLTEETRKGYIKQARGEAENARVAVRNVRRDANGDIKALLKQKDITEDEQHQAEDAIQKLTDKFIGEIDKALESKEHDLMQV, from the coding sequence GTGATTGACGACATCAAGAAGGATGCGGAAAGCCGCATGAAGAAGAGCCTCGAGTCTCTTCACCACAACTTCAACAAGATCCGCACCGGCCGGGCGCACTCCAGCATCCTGGACTCGGTGACCGTGGACTACTATGGCGGTCAGGTGCCGATCAACCAGGTGGCCTCGATCAACGTCGAGGACGCGCGCACCCTGTCGGTGGTGCCCTGGGAGCAGAGCATGGTGCCCAAGGTGGAGAAGGCCATCATGACCGCCGAGCTGGGCCTCAACCCGGCCAGTGCCGGCACCGTGATCCGGGTGCCGATGCCGATGCTCACCGAGGAGACCCGCAAGGGCTATATCAAGCAGGCGCGTGGCGAGGCCGAGAATGCCCGCGTGGCGGTACGCAACGTGCGTCGCGACGCCAACGGTGATATCAAGGCCCTGCTCAAGCAGAAGGACATCACCGAGGACGAGCAGCACCAGGCCGAGGATGCCATCCAGAAGCTCACCGACAAGTTCATCGGCGAGATCGACAAGGCCCTGGAATCCAAGGAACACGACCTGATGCAGGTCTGA